One Bartonella kosoyi DNA segment encodes these proteins:
- a CDS encoding ABCB family ABC transporter ATP-binding protein/permease: MKRNEMTKTVSSDTGTTLHTLYNLWPYMWPVDRRDLKIRVLWAVFYLVLSKLVLISVPYFFKYSTNVLDTSFQLPEWFPSSLIIPIMLVLAYNVARIMQAGLNQLRDSLFATVGQYAVRQLAYKTFVHIHELSLRFHLERRTGGLSRVIERGTKGIEAIVRFSILNTVPTVLEFVLTALVFYINYGWHYLLIVVITVLLYTFFTIKASDWRIRIRQQMNTADTEANTRAVDSLLNFETVKYFGNETLEADRFDASMAGYEKAATKIWTSLSWLNFGQALIFGIGMTIMMLMSAYEVFYKTQTLGDFVFINALLMQLSIPLNFIGSIYRDVRQGLTDIEAMFDLLDVQKEIIDKLDARPLEISDGTIRFHQVKFSYDSTRQILRDINFEVPGGKTVAIVGPSGAGKSTISRLLFRFYDVDAGSITIDGQDIRDITQKSLREAIGMVPQDTVLFNDTIAYNIRYGCPNATDEEVYKAAEMAQISKFIEILPEGFQSMVGERGLKLSGGEKQRVAIARTLLKAPPLLILDEATAALDTATEQEIQQALDIVSRGRTTLIIAHRLSTVINADEILVLKSGRIIENGTHTELLRKKGLYASMWNKQLEASQAEEKLRKMREEDETGIVNRKK; encoded by the coding sequence ATGAAACGCAATGAAATGACGAAAACTGTATCATCAGATACAGGGACAACTCTACACACACTTTACAATTTATGGCCTTATATGTGGCCGGTGGATCGGCGTGATCTGAAAATACGTGTACTATGGGCAGTATTTTATCTTGTTTTGTCCAAGCTCGTTCTCATATCTGTGCCGTATTTCTTTAAATATTCTACGAATGTGCTTGATACAAGCTTTCAGCTCCCTGAATGGTTTCCGTCCAGTTTGATTATCCCTATCATGCTCGTTTTGGCATACAATGTCGCGCGGATTATGCAGGCTGGATTAAATCAATTACGCGACTCCCTTTTTGCCACTGTTGGTCAATATGCTGTTCGTCAATTAGCTTATAAAACTTTTGTCCATATTCATGAGTTATCTTTACGATTTCATTTAGAGCGCCGAACTGGTGGGCTTTCTCGTGTGATTGAGCGTGGGACAAAAGGAATTGAAGCGATCGTAAGATTTTCAATTCTCAATACCGTACCGACAGTTTTAGAATTTGTATTAACGGCTCTTGTATTTTATATCAACTACGGATGGCATTATCTTCTCATTGTTGTTATAACGGTTTTACTATATACTTTTTTTACCATTAAGGCGAGTGATTGGCGTATTCGCATTCGTCAACAAATGAATACAGCAGATACTGAGGCAAATACGCGCGCTGTTGATTCTCTTTTAAATTTTGAAACGGTCAAATATTTTGGCAATGAAACTCTAGAAGCCGATCGTTTTGATGCTTCTATGGCGGGTTATGAAAAAGCCGCAACAAAGATTTGGACATCATTAAGCTGGCTTAATTTTGGTCAGGCTCTTATCTTTGGTATTGGAATGACGATCATGATGCTAATGTCGGCTTATGAAGTTTTTTATAAGACACAAACTTTAGGAGATTTTGTTTTTATTAATGCCCTTTTAATGCAACTTTCCATTCCACTGAATTTTATTGGTTCAATTTATCGTGATGTTCGACAAGGTTTAACGGATATTGAAGCGATGTTCGATCTTTTAGATGTTCAGAAAGAAATCATTGATAAATTGGATGCTAGACCATTAGAGATAAGCGATGGGACCATTCGTTTTCATCAGGTAAAATTTTCTTATGATTCGACGCGTCAGATTCTCAGAGATATTAATTTTGAAGTTCCTGGAGGAAAAACAGTCGCCATTGTCGGTCCATCGGGTGCAGGAAAATCAACTATTTCTCGGTTACTTTTTCGATTTTATGATGTTGATGCAGGTTCTATCACAATTGACGGGCAGGATATTCGTGACATAACACAAAAAAGTTTGCGTGAAGCGATTGGCATGGTCCCACAAGATACAGTGTTATTTAATGATACAATTGCCTATAATATTCGCTATGGGTGCCCAAATGCGACAGATGAAGAGGTGTACAAAGCTGCTGAAATGGCACAAATATCAAAATTTATTGAGATATTACCGGAAGGTTTTCAATCTATGGTAGGAGAGCGTGGTCTCAAATTATCAGGGGGTGAAAAACAGCGTGTGGCTATTGCACGGACACTCTTAAAAGCCCCCCCACTTCTTATTCTAGATGAAGCGACAGCAGCTCTTGATACGGCAACGGAACAGGAAATTCAACAAGCATTGGATATTGTAAGTCGTGGACGTACAACATTGATTATTGCACATCGTCTTTCTACGGTTATCAATGCTGATGAAATTTTGGTTCTTAAAAGCGGTCGTATTATTGAAAATGGGACGCATACAGAGCTCTTACGAAAGAAAGGTCTCTATGCTTCAATGTGGAATAAGCAGCTTGAAGCATCGCAAGCTGAAGAAAAATTACGTAAAATGCGTGAAGAAGATGAAACGGGTATTGTTAATCGTAAAAAATAA
- a CDS encoding phosphatidylserine decarboxylase → MSILQSVHNSFVPIHKEGYPFIVAFFVISLILGWIWSPLFWCGLVLTVWCIYFFRDPDRVIPLNPNWVMSPADGRISFVESCVPPEELGLGKDEMVRISIFMDVFSCHINRIPISGTVESIVYHPGRFTNAEFDKASQFNERNGVVIESKHGKIAIVQIAGMFARRIVCWSKENDAVITGERFGLIRFGSRLDIYIPTEMKLRVAVGQTAIAGETVLGSFDDKSATTDFRYD, encoded by the coding sequence ATGAGTATTCTACAATCTGTCCATAATAGCTTTGTCCCGATTCATAAAGAAGGCTATCCTTTTATTGTAGCATTTTTTGTTATTTCGCTCATTCTTGGTTGGATATGGAGTCCGTTGTTTTGGTGTGGTCTTGTTCTCACGGTGTGGTGTATATACTTTTTTCGTGATCCAGATCGTGTGATCCCTTTGAATCCAAATTGGGTTATGTCGCCTGCAGATGGGCGTATTTCATTTGTAGAATCATGTGTTCCACCTGAAGAATTAGGCTTAGGGAAAGATGAAATGGTTCGTATTTCCATTTTTATGGACGTCTTTTCATGCCATATCAACCGTATTCCTATCAGTGGTACAGTAGAGTCTATTGTTTATCATCCAGGTAGGTTTACCAATGCGGAGTTTGATAAGGCTAGTCAGTTTAATGAGCGGAATGGGGTGGTCATTGAGAGCAAGCATGGTAAAATTGCTATCGTACAAATAGCAGGGATGTTTGCTCGTAGGATTGTTTGTTGGTCAAAAGAAAATGATGCTGTTATCACGGGAGAGCGATTTGGGTTGATTCGTTTTGGTTCTCGCCTTGATATTTATATACCAACTGAAATGAAATTGCGTGTTGCGGTTGGACAGACAGCCATCGCTGGAGAGACAGTTTTAGGGTCTTTTGATGATAAGAGTGCTACAACGGATTTCAGATACGATTAG
- the pssA gene encoding CDP-diacylglycerol--serine O-phosphatidyltransferase, with amino-acid sequence MKNFSPFSSFNPEGQHDDIASRRRSSTSMRYVIPNIITILAICAGMSSIRLAFENRYEAAILMVLLAAVLDGADGRIARLIDGSSSFGAQMDSLADIVNFGVTPALIVYSFILNQAHHIGWVAALVYCVACCLRLARFNVMLDNADIPQWQKSYFVGVPAPAGALLLLLPTYLGALGLVPNWGWALFFSLYTVIIAFLLISRLPVWNAKTIDQNLRRDIVIPCMLVIVIYVGFLATYTWKTLLITAVSYMIFLPCSFVAYNKRAALEEKKADAKKASQES; translated from the coding sequence ATGAAAAATTTTTCGCCATTTTCTTCATTCAATCCTGAGGGGCAGCATGATGATATTGCAAGTCGGCGACGTTCATCGACCTCAATGCGCTATGTTATTCCCAATATCATTACTATTTTGGCAATTTGCGCAGGGATGAGCAGCATTCGTTTAGCTTTTGAGAATCGCTATGAGGCTGCTATTTTAATGGTGCTTTTGGCTGCAGTTCTAGATGGTGCTGATGGTCGCATTGCACGTTTAATAGATGGGAGTTCATCTTTCGGGGCACAGATGGACTCTCTTGCTGATATTGTCAATTTTGGTGTTACCCCTGCGCTTATTGTTTATTCTTTTATTTTGAATCAAGCACACCACATTGGTTGGGTTGCAGCTCTTGTTTATTGTGTTGCTTGTTGTTTGCGATTAGCGCGTTTTAATGTGATGTTGGATAATGCTGATATCCCACAATGGCAGAAAAGTTATTTTGTTGGTGTTCCTGCACCTGCAGGAGCGTTACTCCTTTTATTACCTACCTATTTAGGTGCTCTTGGTTTGGTCCCCAATTGGGGGTGGGCATTGTTTTTTAGTCTTTATACAGTCATTATCGCTTTTCTTTTGATTAGTCGCCTACCAGTGTGGAATGCAAAGACAATTGATCAAAACTTGAGGCGTGATATCGTTATACCCTGCATGTTGGTCATTGTTATTTATGTCGGTTTTCTTGCGACTTACACATGGAAAACTTTATTGATTACAGCTGTTAGCTATATGATTTTTCTCCCCTGTAGTTTCGTTGCTTATAATAAACGGGCCGCTTTAGAAGAGAAAAAGGCTGATGCTAAAAAAGCTAGCCAAGAATCATAA
- a CDS encoding SDR family NAD(P)-dependent oxidoreductase, translating to MTKRDFSLHGRIALVTGASRGIGYYLALELAARGAHIIALARTVSGLTELDNQIRKKGALATLVPLDLHHMENIDALALSIANRWKKLDIIVANAGILGTLSPIAHIENTVFEDVFQINLFSQWRLIKAVEPLLRESDAGRAILLSSSVAHVARSFWGAYAASKAALEMIARCWAEELKQTPIKINCVNPGATRTAMRAEAMPGEDPETLPSPQEVAKKIVHLLSPDLKETGKLFNVRENRFVDYYAPH from the coding sequence ATGACAAAACGTGACTTTAGTCTCCATGGGCGTATCGCACTTGTTACTGGTGCATCAAGAGGAATTGGATATTATTTAGCTCTCGAGCTTGCTGCACGCGGTGCTCATATTATTGCTCTTGCACGAACAGTCAGCGGACTGACTGAATTGGACAATCAAATCCGAAAAAAAGGGGCTCTTGCTACCCTCGTTCCGCTCGATTTACATCATATGGAAAACATCGATGCTCTTGCACTCTCAATTGCCAATCGCTGGAAAAAACTCGATATTATCGTTGCAAATGCAGGAATCCTTGGAACACTCTCACCAATAGCGCATATAGAAAATACGGTCTTTGAAGATGTCTTTCAAATCAATCTTTTCAGCCAATGGCGCTTAATAAAAGCTGTTGAGCCTTTATTACGTGAATCTGACGCTGGACGAGCCATCTTGTTATCCTCAAGCGTTGCTCATGTTGCACGCTCTTTCTGGGGGGCTTATGCAGCCTCTAAAGCGGCTTTAGAAATGATTGCTCGTTGTTGGGCAGAAGAACTCAAACAAACTCCTATTAAGATTAATTGTGTCAACCCTGGAGCCACACGTACAGCTATGCGCGCTGAAGCTATGCCTGGTGAAGATCCAGAAACGCTCCCCTCACCACAAGAGGTTGCAAAAAAAATAGTCCATTTGCTCTCACCTGATTTAAAGGAAACTGGAAAACTCTTTAATGTCCGTGAAAATCGGTTTGTGGATTATTATGCCCCTCATTGA
- the purF gene encoding amidophosphoribosyltransferase has product MIKSDISCQEFSLDDDTLHEECGVFGILGHEDAATLTALGLHALQHRGQEAAGIVSYHNKIFHQEKHLGLVGDHYTNPATLARLPGNRAIGHTRYSTTGEVALRNVQPLFAELKAGGIAIAHNGNLTNGLTLRRELIASGAICQSTSDSEVFLHLIARSRYESSSDRFVDAIRQVEGGYAMLALTRTKLIAARDPTGIRPLVMGELDGKPIFCSETCALDIIGAKYVRDVKNGEIIICEIQKNGEITKKIIKPENTKPEKLCLFEYVYFARPDSIVGGRSVYTTRKNMGIRLAQEAPCEGDVVVPVPDGGTPAAIGYAQEIGIPFELGIIRNHYVGRTFIEPTQQIRAFGVKLKHSANRPVIEGKRVILVDDSIVRGTTSLKIVRMLRDAGAKEVHMRVSSPMIFYPDFYGIDTPKAESLLANQYPDLKSMCNFIGADSLEFLSTDGLYLAVAGEKRNNADPQFTDHYFTGYYPTHLVDQENLSKIHQSSVLKTRD; this is encoded by the coding sequence ATGATAAAAAGCGATATTTCCTGCCAAGAATTTTCATTAGATGATGATACCCTTCATGAAGAATGTGGGGTTTTTGGTATTCTTGGGCATGAAGATGCTGCAACGTTAACCGCTCTTGGACTCCACGCACTTCAGCATCGTGGGCAAGAAGCAGCTGGGATTGTTTCTTATCATAATAAAATATTTCATCAAGAAAAGCATTTAGGTCTCGTTGGTGATCACTATACAAACCCCGCAACACTTGCACGCTTACCAGGGAATCGCGCTATTGGACATACCCGTTATTCAACAACTGGAGAAGTGGCATTACGCAATGTTCAACCCCTTTTTGCTGAATTGAAAGCTGGGGGTATTGCTATTGCGCATAATGGTAATCTTACCAATGGTCTTACATTGCGCCGTGAACTCATCGCTTCTGGTGCTATCTGTCAATCAACATCAGATTCAGAAGTTTTTCTCCATCTTATTGCCCGCTCGCGTTATGAATCCTCTTCTGATCGTTTTGTTGATGCAATTCGGCAAGTAGAAGGTGGGTATGCTATGTTAGCACTCACACGTACAAAGCTTATTGCGGCACGCGATCCAACAGGAATTAGACCTCTCGTGATGGGAGAACTTGATGGAAAGCCAATCTTTTGTTCTGAAACGTGTGCTCTTGATATTATTGGAGCAAAATATGTCCGTGATGTTAAAAATGGAGAAATCATTATCTGTGAAATACAAAAAAATGGGGAAATTACCAAAAAAATTATAAAACCAGAAAATACAAAACCAGAAAAACTTTGCTTATTTGAATATGTTTATTTTGCCCGACCGGACTCAATTGTTGGAGGGCGTAGCGTTTATACAACACGCAAAAATATGGGAATTCGTTTAGCACAGGAAGCCCCTTGTGAGGGCGATGTTGTGGTCCCTGTTCCTGATGGTGGAACACCTGCAGCGATTGGCTATGCACAAGAAATTGGAATTCCCTTCGAGCTTGGTATTATTCGTAATCACTATGTTGGCCGCACTTTTATCGAACCAACACAACAAATTCGCGCTTTTGGCGTCAAGTTAAAACATTCGGCAAATCGTCCTGTGATTGAAGGAAAACGGGTTATTCTGGTTGATGACTCTATTGTACGAGGAACAACATCCCTTAAAATTGTGCGAATGCTTCGCGATGCAGGAGCAAAAGAAGTTCATATGCGCGTCTCTAGCCCTATGATTTTCTATCCTGACTTTTATGGCATTGATACACCTAAAGCCGAAAGCCTTTTAGCGAATCAATATCCAGATTTAAAATCTATGTGCAATTTTATTGGAGCAGACTCTTTAGAATTTCTTTCAACAGATGGATTATATCTTGCTGTAGCAGGAGAAAAACGAAATAACGCCGATCCACAATTTACTGACCATTATTTTACTGGATATTATCCTACGCATCTGGTTGATCAAGAAAACCTCTCCAAAATTCATCAATCATCTGTCCTTAAAACAAGAGATTAA
- a CDS encoding CvpA family protein: MIITILDGIVVVVILLSAFLAMLRGFSREVLSLVSWAIAAVTTLFLFKPVLPFFEQYLSNKMIALITTLVTIFIVVLIITSIITMKISDFIIDSRVGILDRTIGFIFGALRGLLIMVIGMLLINALIKPEHQADWLKNAKTRPILDSLGQKVWEILPKDLGSVLEKAENLFKDSDKHTNKKQPHEKTLLKNGE, from the coding sequence ATGATCATAACAATCCTTGATGGAATTGTCGTAGTAGTCATCCTGTTGTCCGCTTTTCTTGCTATGCTTCGAGGATTTTCACGTGAAGTATTATCGTTGGTTTCTTGGGCAATTGCAGCTGTTACGACACTGTTTTTATTCAAGCCTGTCTTACCTTTCTTTGAACAATATCTCTCTAATAAAATGATTGCATTGATCACAACATTGGTCACAATTTTTATTGTTGTTCTCATTATTACTTCGATTATTACCATGAAAATCTCCGATTTTATTATTGATAGTCGAGTTGGTATCCTTGACCGTACTATTGGTTTTATTTTTGGAGCACTTCGCGGTTTACTGATTATGGTCATCGGTATGTTGCTGATTAATGCACTTATTAAACCCGAGCACCAAGCAGACTGGTTAAAAAATGCCAAAACAAGGCCTATTTTGGATTCACTGGGACAAAAAGTTTGGGAAATACTTCCAAAAGATCTTGGATCTGTTCTCGAAAAGGCAGAAAATTTGTTTAAAGACAGCGATAAACATACGAATAAGAAACAACCTCATGAAAAAACGCTTCTTAAAAATGGAGAATAG
- the radA gene encoding DNA repair protein RadA, whose product MVRNRIQFICQNCGTVHSRWAGKCSACGEWNSLVEENIDGGIGSGPKQNTRKGRIVALTSLSGNLQDAPRIHSGIAELDRVTGGGFVRGSALLVGGDPGIGKSTLLTQTAAALSRKGHNVIYVSGEEAIAQICLRAQRLGAHNTEVKLAAETNVEDILATLSEHKNLDMVIIDSIQTLWSDIADSAPGTVTQVRIGAQAMIRFAKKTGAAVVLVGHVTKDGQIAGPRVVEHMVDGVLYFEGEGGHHYRILRTVKNRFGPTDEIGVFEMSDKGLREVINPSELFLGERNEKAPGAAVFAGMEGTRPILVEIQALVAPSSLGTPRRAVVGWDGNRLSMILAVLEAHCGIRFGQHDVYLNVAGGYRISEPAADLAVAAALVSSLANIPLPTDYVYFGEVSLSGATRAVAHSAQRINEAKKLGFQGAFHPTTTTEMMKSLNFQQKTFSDLPELVATLTTSKKWSTPQAG is encoded by the coding sequence ATGGTACGGAACCGTATTCAATTTATCTGTCAAAATTGTGGAACCGTCCATTCTCGTTGGGCCGGGAAATGTAGCGCCTGTGGAGAATGGAATTCTCTTGTTGAAGAAAATATAGATGGTGGCATAGGAAGTGGTCCTAAGCAGAATACGCGTAAAGGACGCATCGTCGCCCTTACATCTCTTTCCGGAAATCTCCAAGATGCTCCACGTATTCATTCTGGTATTGCTGAACTTGATCGTGTTACTGGTGGGGGCTTTGTCCGTGGATCAGCACTCCTTGTTGGGGGTGACCCCGGTATCGGAAAGTCAACATTGCTCACACAAACAGCTGCGGCTTTATCACGCAAAGGGCATAATGTTATCTATGTCTCAGGTGAAGAGGCTATTGCGCAAATTTGTCTGCGCGCGCAAAGGCTTGGCGCTCATAATACAGAGGTGAAACTTGCTGCTGAAACCAATGTTGAAGATATTCTAGCAACCTTAAGCGAGCATAAAAACCTTGATATGGTGATTATCGATTCGATTCAAACCCTATGGTCAGATATAGCAGATTCAGCACCGGGCACTGTCACACAAGTCCGTATTGGTGCTCAAGCTATGATACGCTTTGCCAAGAAAACAGGCGCTGCTGTTGTTCTTGTTGGTCATGTGACAAAAGATGGACAAATTGCTGGCCCTCGGGTCGTTGAACATATGGTTGATGGCGTTCTCTATTTTGAGGGTGAAGGAGGGCATCATTATCGCATTCTTAGAACTGTAAAAAATCGCTTCGGACCAACAGATGAAATTGGTGTCTTTGAAATGTCTGATAAAGGATTACGCGAAGTGATTAATCCATCCGAATTGTTTCTAGGGGAACGCAATGAAAAAGCACCAGGTGCTGCTGTTTTCGCCGGTATGGAAGGAACACGCCCGATATTGGTAGAAATTCAAGCGCTTGTTGCTCCTTCTTCTCTTGGAACACCACGACGTGCGGTTGTCGGATGGGATGGAAATCGTCTTTCTATGATTCTCGCCGTTTTAGAAGCCCATTGTGGCATTCGTTTTGGACAGCATGATGTCTATCTGAACGTGGCAGGTGGATATCGTATATCAGAGCCTGCTGCTGATTTAGCTGTAGCTGCTGCTTTGGTCTCTTCTCTTGCCAATATCCCTTTGCCAACGGATTATGTATATTTTGGTGAAGTTAGTCTTTCAGGAGCGACACGCGCTGTTGCACATTCAGCACAACGCATCAATGAGGCAAAAAAACTCGGCTTTCAAGGGGCATTTCACCCTACGACAACAACCGAAATGATGAAGTCGCTTAATTTTCAACAAAAAACTTTCTCCGACCTTCCCGAACTCGTTGCCACGCTTACCACAAGTAAAAAATGGTCTACACCACAGGCAGGATAA
- a CDS encoding replicative DNA helicase yields the protein MEETSVVNISSSKKEASPSFRQLPHNIEAEQALLGAIFINNDSLDRVSDFLKPEHFFEPLHQKIYAVLSHLIKTGKLVDPVTIKPYIQMEEKIGDITVYQYVVRLAKEAVTIINAEDYGRVIYDLFIRRSLINLGTEVVNTAFDAPVEFSPSKQIETIENQLFELAEKGKYGGGFENFNEAVKKALDMASAAKQRSSQLSGIATHIKTLDEKMGGLQASDLIILAGRPGMGKTSLATNIAFNIANAYNHNGNIQDNEGGVVGFFSLEMSSEQLATRIISEQTEVSSSDIRRGNISDEQFSKIIRAVNQLQKAPLYIDQTGGISITQLAARARRLKRQHGLDVLFIDYIQLMTSSSKRSSENRVQEITEITTGLKALAKELNVPIIALSQLSRQVENRTDKRPQLSDLRESGSIEQDADIVLFVYREEYYFKNEEPKLGTLEHQKWQDEMDKIMGKADVIVAKQRHGPTGIISLAFQSDFTRFSDLADSNYLPEQIG from the coding sequence ATGGAAGAAACTAGCGTTGTTAATATCAGCTCTTCGAAAAAAGAAGCTTCCCCTTCTTTTCGGCAACTTCCACATAATATTGAAGCTGAACAGGCATTACTTGGTGCTATCTTTATCAACAATGATTCTCTCGACCGCGTTTCGGATTTTCTAAAGCCAGAACATTTTTTTGAACCGTTGCATCAAAAGATTTATGCTGTTTTATCTCACCTTATTAAAACAGGAAAACTTGTAGATCCGGTTACGATCAAGCCTTATATCCAAATGGAAGAGAAAATTGGAGATATTACTGTCTACCAGTATGTTGTTCGCTTAGCCAAAGAAGCAGTCACCATTATTAACGCTGAAGATTATGGACGCGTTATTTATGATCTTTTTATCCGTCGTTCTTTGATTAATCTTGGAACTGAAGTTGTCAATACAGCCTTTGATGCTCCTGTAGAGTTTTCGCCTTCCAAACAAATTGAAACTATTGAAAATCAGTTATTTGAGCTAGCAGAAAAAGGGAAATATGGAGGCGGATTTGAAAATTTTAACGAGGCTGTAAAAAAAGCACTGGATATGGCAAGTGCTGCGAAACAGCGTTCTTCACAATTATCGGGGATAGCTACCCATATTAAAACACTTGATGAAAAAATGGGGGGATTACAAGCATCTGACTTAATTATCCTTGCGGGACGCCCCGGTATGGGTAAAACTTCACTAGCAACCAACATTGCCTTTAATATTGCCAATGCTTATAATCATAATGGTAATATCCAAGACAATGAGGGCGGCGTTGTTGGGTTCTTCTCACTTGAAATGTCCTCAGAGCAGCTTGCAACACGTATTATTTCTGAACAAACAGAAGTCTCTTCTTCTGATATTCGACGGGGGAACATTTCAGATGAACAATTTTCAAAAATCATCCGTGCAGTGAACCAGCTCCAAAAAGCCCCCCTTTATATTGATCAAACTGGGGGAATATCAATTACGCAACTGGCTGCCCGTGCTCGGCGCCTCAAGCGACAACATGGCTTGGATGTCTTGTTTATTGATTATATCCAACTCATGACAAGTAGCTCAAAGCGTTCATCTGAAAATCGTGTTCAAGAAATTACAGAAATTACCACAGGGTTAAAAGCATTAGCGAAAGAATTGAATGTTCCTATTATCGCTCTCTCTCAACTCTCACGTCAAGTCGAAAATAGAACGGATAAACGTCCACAACTCTCTGACTTACGTGAATCTGGTTCTATCGAGCAAGATGCCGACATCGTCCTTTTTGTCTATCGTGAAGAATATTATTTCAAAAATGAAGAACCCAAATTAGGTACTTTGGAACATCAAAAATGGCAAGATGAAATGGATAAAATTATGGGGAAAGCTGATGTCATTGTTGCAAAACAGCGTCATGGTCCGACAGGAATCATATCCCTTGCCTTTCAATCTGATTTCACACGCTTTAGTGATCTGGCAGATAGCAATTATCTTCCAGAACAAATCGGTTAA
- the rplI gene encoding 50S ribosomal protein L9 — MDIILLERIPRLGQMGDIVSVKDGYARNFLLPQGKALRANEENKKHFEIQRAQLEARNLERKSEAQKIAEKLDGQSFIAVRSAGETGQLYGSVSTRDIAEIITHEGFSIGRNQIELNHPIKMIGLHTITLSLHPEVQISVVINVARSTSEAQRQAEGETLTSAEKIYDIQEEILEENQEELLAEKINDNDIKNAHQEA, encoded by the coding sequence ATGGATATTATTCTACTTGAGCGCATTCCTCGTCTTGGTCAGATGGGTGATATTGTCTCAGTGAAAGATGGTTATGCACGTAATTTTCTCTTGCCTCAAGGGAAAGCTTTACGCGCAAATGAAGAAAATAAAAAACATTTTGAGATCCAACGCGCACAACTTGAAGCACGTAATCTTGAACGCAAAAGTGAAGCACAAAAAATTGCTGAAAAACTTGATGGTCAATCATTTATTGCTGTTCGTTCTGCTGGTGAAACAGGACAACTTTATGGATCTGTGTCAACGCGTGATATTGCTGAAATCATAACACATGAAGGATTCTCTATTGGGCGAAATCAAATTGAACTTAATCATCCAATAAAAATGATCGGTCTTCATACGATTACTCTTAGCCTCCATCCTGAAGTTCAAATTTCTGTGGTTATTAACGTTGCACGCTCTACCAGTGAAGCACAACGCCAAGCAGAAGGTGAAACGCTTACTTCTGCTGAAAAAATATATGATATTCAAGAAGAAATATTAGAAGAAAATCAGGAAGAATTGTTGGCAGAAAAAATTAATGACAACGATATAAAAAATGCTCATCAAGAAGCTTAA
- the rpsR gene encoding 30S ribosomal protein S18 translates to MTDTNQNSARRPFHRRRKTCPFSGANAPKIDYKDIKLLQRYISERGKIVPSRITAVSQKKQRELANAIKRARFLGLLPYVIK, encoded by the coding sequence ATGACTGATACGAATCAAAACTCTGCACGTCGCCCTTTTCATCGTCGTCGTAAAACATGTCCTTTTTCAGGGGCTAATGCGCCTAAAATTGATTATAAAGATATCAAATTGTTACAACGTTATATTTCTGAACGTGGAAAAATTGTTCCTTCACGAATTACGGCTGTTAGTCAGAAAAAACAGCGTGAATTAGCTAATGCTATCAAACGCGCTCGCTTTTTAGGCTTACTTCCATACGTTATAAAGTAA
- the rpsF gene encoding 30S ribosomal protein S6 yields the protein MALYEHMFLARQDVAPQQVDELLSLYKGVIETHGGKVGRIENWGLRPLAYRIRKNRKAYYVLVNIDAPAAAIAEMERQMRINEDILRYMTIRVEKHEKEKSAMLSHLDRNAHAGQDEERSRSPRRQRENAIEEVE from the coding sequence ATGGCTCTTTATGAACATATGTTCCTTGCCCGACAAGATGTTGCACCGCAGCAAGTCGATGAACTTTTGAGCCTTTACAAAGGCGTCATTGAAACGCACGGTGGAAAAGTTGGGCGTATAGAAAATTGGGGACTTCGTCCTCTTGCTTATCGTATTCGTAAAAACCGTAAAGCTTATTATGTCTTGGTCAATATTGATGCACCAGCTGCAGCAATTGCTGAAATGGAGCGTCAGATGCGAATCAATGAAGATATTTTGCGCTATATGACCATTCGTGTAGAAAAACACGAAAAAGAAAAATCTGCGATGCTTTCGCACCTTGATCGCAATGCGCACGCTGGTCAGGATGAGGAGCGCTCTCGCTCCCCACGTCGTCAACGTGAAAATGCTATTGAAGAGGTAGAATGA